In Mya arenaria isolate MELC-2E11 chromosome 1, ASM2691426v1, the genomic stretch tttaattctatatatatgtattaagaaTGCTTTTACCGATATTGATAGCGACATCAATTTGAGTTTAGACATATTTCGATAAAATGTATTCGTCCAACTTCATGTCGGGTTGATGTTCTTGTTGACAGAAccaaaattcaatgaaaactacagagatAGCTTTATTTTCTTACCGGGTTGATATTGTTAAGGTATTAGCCTTATAATACATACTATAAAATCTAAAACCATACTTTAATCAAAactttaaagctacactctcacagatttaccatttctacaacttttttttatttttttgtcttggaaagagcaaatttttgcgtaaatattcaCCAATTTGTATACCTGaatagtaacataaattatactAGAAAAATACATTCCGATACATTTGTGTTTGATCAATGCATAAAACTAGGACATGCGGCGTTTGTAAGTACGTTGGGCAGATGCAAACATAGATTTGGTTAAGGTCAGCCTTAATTAGAGTAATACCATTAATAActacattgtttatattatagTACATTGTTGGCTGTTTATATGTGCTTTACAGATTTCTTAAAGTGGTTCAAAACAACGTGACGGTTGCAAAAGGTGCAAGTGGGGACGACAGTTTTCTTGACTTCTTCTTTCCAAACTTCGTTCTCGTTTTACGAGATTTTGGATTAGATTTGGATTTATCTGCTGATGAACTCCTTGAAAAACGATTGGTTTACGAGACTGGGAAATCGGACGATGTAAAGAACTACAACGAACCAAGGCGACttattaaaagatattttaagaatAGGAAATGCATTGCAATCCCTATCCCATGCGTAAATCCCGAAAAACTAGAATCAATGCCGGATATTGAGATAAACCCAAAGTTTTTGCAACGGGTAAACGACTTGCACCAGTACCTATGTGACTGTAGCCCTAAGAAactcaaatcaggaaagccgtTAAACGGAAGAAGTATGTAACAAATCAATTAACGatcaaatatgtattactaTCTTTGAACGGATTAGGGTCCcgtttcattaaatattttctgtctGTGTTAGGAAATAACACTTGTCATGCTAAATAACAGTGCGAATTGATGGCGTCATAACTTGTTATATGTTCGTAAAATGATTTCCTCTTCATACACATTATGTACAGaatgtctttaaaaaataattttacgagataaaaaaacaacaacatcaactatAAAGTTCATGTAAAGGAAACGAAAGCTACCATTTTTGCAATCTAGATGATATTCCTATTGTTTATGATTAGTTGACAAATAAGCCTCAAGGTTCTTGAACTGCAAATTgtagtttaaaaatagattttaaatCACCAAAGATGCACCAaactatgattttataaaataatgaatatattttcaaccAATTGTTGTCTTATTCTAGTGCTGAGAACGATGATAATAAGCTACATGAATTCCGTGCAGGAAAAGACGGCACCGTGTTTGAACGATGCTATGAAAATGATGGCAGAAGAAGAAAATCAGTTTGCAGTACTGGAAGCGTCAAAATGCTACAAAGAAGAAATGAAGAAAAGGATTAACAAACACATGCCAAATGAGAAAGGGCTTGAACTGTATCACAATGATTGCATGGAAGTCGCCGTCAATAAGTTAAATGAATTAGTTGTTTTGGATGACGGAGATATATTTCACAGAAGAGCGGCAGTAAGTATGCATTTCTATGTGGGAACTTACAAATTATAAGGCATTATATCAAAAAGGTAATAACTGTTTAGATTACATTCGgttgttttttttggcaaaaaagtaTAGTTCACCAAGATTGTTAGTTTACTAATGTCAGTTTCATCTTACGCATATATGTACGCTGAAATATGAGAGCATGATAAACAATTGATTGAattgttttgtaattatttcaatttcatacaCCTTCTTTCTATTCTTTAAGGAATGTTTCGAAAACCATTTGCAACGATTCAAATCAATCATAGAGCGAGACTCCCTTGCCAAATGCAAAAGGTCTCTAGACAAGCTGGATATGAAAATTCAACGGAAAATCAGAGAGAACAAGTATGCTAATTCGCATGGTTACAACGAATACATTGAAGACATCAATACACTTGTTGATGAATTCACAAAGCAAGAACGCTACCTTGGATCAAaggtaaatatataatatgatacaGACTACAAACAAAATCTAAAGCGGATTCCAAATATTTTATACGGCGTATGATTTCCTTTGAATTACATGTGTTGTTCGTTTTCTcgtttataatatttgaaaaatgtgttatttgtgtttatgCTTTTCTTATTATCTTGACGAAAGACAGTTTAGTTATACGGCAACTTATGACGTTATGGCTCTGTTATAATTACAGACAAGAGCTGCCTTACAAGAATATATGGATGCAAAGGTGGGAGAAGAGCAACTCGTATACGAAATGGTTAAGGACAAAATTGGTACGATCTATGGACCTACAGCAAGGCTactatgaatttaaaaaaaatatgcttatgAGAATGAACGCCATTCAAAGGAAAGGTTACAAACAACCCTTAATTAATAGTGATTTAAAAGACTAAAACAATTATACTATCTCAGCGTTTTAGAAACGGTCGTTTAAATTCGAAACTGTCTTTTTTCCAGATGCTGAAGCTGAACGTCAGTTACATCGGCTTTCAAGTGGATCAGTCCCGAATACAAAGAAATTTGCAGATGTTACAAAAGGGGAACAGCCAGCTGAACAGAAGGCACGAGAGTCTattaaaaaagttgaaattgaTGGGCTCATGAGTATTGAATCACAATGCCGTGAGAACCTGGAtctgaaattaaaagaaatagaGCAGGCTAAGGCCGAGTTGACAGAAGACAACACATACTATAAGCAGCTTGTAAAAGAGTTCGACCTCTGGAATAGAATTTACAAACAGGCGCATCCAAGGCCAAATGATGTGGAAAAACGACCGAAAAGGAGCTCTGATGAGAAGGAACCAAGACTGAAGAAGAAAACGTCAGAAAACCCCAAATGTccaattctttaaaaaaacaacactcacACATAATGACATTACTAAACAACGTGAACCTGTTATAAAACATCGTTTGACCCTCAATGTCTACggaattgaaatatgtatttaaattacaaaatacttCGGTTTTTTAGCACATTTTAGAATTTGATTATTATTCTGTAAGTAAGGGACGAATATTTCGACTACGgtttcatgaattatttttcggtgtgtgtttatttatacaatgtGTAGTTCCTATGCGCTTCTATATTATTAACAACTGTGAACATTATTTACACACTAAATGACTTATAATCGGAAGTTTTAACACCCTATTTACAACAAAGGTGCATGTAATTCTGGttgtttttcaactttttagcTTTTTGGTAACAGTGTGTGCAATTTATTCAGAAAGAAAGTGTGCATTTGCTTTTGTATAAAACTgtataatgatgtaaaaaaCGGTATGTGCAAAACAGTACGTGATTTTTGtaagaaattgttatttaattttttgtgaAAAGCGTTTTTTAGCAAAATGGTGTATGTACAATATGATTCGTTCTTATGAATCAAACAGGTACATGTGCAAAACGGTATGTTCTCTTGTCGCAAAATGTTATGTACGGCACATTGATATTGTACATTCCGGTTTGACTCATTTTTTGACATGTTTTCTATAGTTTTTATCTTGTTTTCAGAATAACTGTATTCAGAAAAATACTAGTAAATAGAATAATCAAATGTGCTTTTTAGTGTTATTGATAGCCAAGATAATGCATGAAAGGTTATGTTATTTTGAACATGACATAAATTAATGCTTTTTCAAATTCGTACGAACTCttcgaaaataaatgaaaacaaatggcataaatgaaattttattacaTGCGTATGCCATAACATATCTTTGTAAGGTTTCCATTCAAATACTTTATTATAAGTGTACATACCATACATTAAAGGATTAAAGCATACTTGAATAATAGGCTTAACAAAGTATATGCATACGAAGAAAAATAAGAATGGGATTGATATTGGcaataattaatgttattgttttaaatattactgATTTTATTCAACGATATGTATGAATATTACCAGCAAccataaaaataaagtaatgcATTCTAGATAACATAAAACCATTAGAAACTGTATGTCCAGTAAACTTTAATTTTTCGAGTTAACTCCATGCTTGCAGATGGGTTAACCATCATTATAGTAAATCGTCTAAACCAAGCTAATCGGTACCATATATTTCGCCCAATATATTTCGATGTACATGACCTAATCGatttagtttaaattattttacccCGTGCTGTTGTACTTAATAATATCTTTTTATGAGTTTCAGTCATGAAttagaaattaaacaaactaattCCTAGTCGCTATCACTCCAATTGAAATTAACTAGTTTGATTAATACTCCAATAATTTGAACCAATACCTGTATCGGGACCGTTTGAATTGGTACGTTAACTCAATGCATTCAGCCAGGCATGTTAACCAAATTGTTCTTCTAAGGACGCTACCATACACCAGATGGTTGTCAATCGCTTGATGTCCCCGAAACACTATCGCGTTATTCCTCCATTTGTACCGTGGGCGATTAGGCTACGAAATTCTCGTAATCATGAGTaattaataatgcattgattCTACACGGAACCAAGGAATATGACTCTCGAATGTGCACAGATATAATGTTTCCCCGAAGGAAAAGTTTTCTGTCGAAAGCTCGAATTGAACTCGGTCCGCCTAAGTACTACAAATTTAAAACAGCAACTTAGCCTTCGGAGACAACTGATAAAACAGGAATATTGAAAGAACACATAACtgatgtattttgaaaatatacatagtCAATTTAACTTTCCCAATTGTAATGCTCATAGTACGTGTGTTTACTATTGAGGTATTCGATATAccaataaaaacgttttatcGTGTCATGGACCGTTATCTTAATATGATTCTTCTATTGAATCTTTGTCTGACCAGAATTCTAGTTACCATCATgctcaaaattattatttaaatagtagcacattttcaaataaactgtCCTTCTCTAAATAGTTAACTTGACCTACAGATGCTGGCCATAATTGAGTCATCAACATGGCTGCCAAGATAATCATCTGTTTAAAACACTAAACTTAAGATCAACTGTTTTTACAATTGTATCTATCAAACTATGATAACTGGTTAATATTTGGTATTATGTGTCTACTGACTACCACTTGTCGAACTCATCGAGGAACGGATGCATACAGGCTTTGTATGTAATTCACCgggtttttaattttatcaatgaggttttgttttgatttgatcatatttttctttttttcatgtttgattttgattgtACGCCACACATTTCAAGTCCAGACATATAAgaaattatgttcatttttttcacagaGTGGTCCTTCTTGATATGTGCACTGGGACAttacctttttgaaaaatatagtcCACTTCTGGAAAGTTTTTGGCAATAGCATGCCAAAGGTTAATATCTAGGCAGTCTTTAAACTACTCTTAGTTTACCTACAGCTTCCAAAGTGCCCACACCATTGTAAATCAGACAACCAAAAAAAAGTAGCTGACTATCATCTGTCTCTCTGCATCTCTGGCACTCTGGGCGCAAAACTTCATTTGCTTTTCTCCCCACACTGAGTCTGTTTTTGCTATTAAGTTAAACTTATGTTTCATCACTTTAAGGTGCAATGCTATTTCTGTTTACATCAAGAAGCACGCCTTTTCAGGTTAATGATATTGATAGTTAGTGCCTTCCTTACTTATTCTCCTTGTCAATACATGAACATGAAACCTCAATCGACGTCTAACAGTTCTACATGATATTTGTTCAGGCAAAATTGTACTCACTAGTCCCGTCAATTCCGCTTAGGTAGTTGTTCCATTACTTCTGGCCACTCTCACAATCTGACGGTCACCCCTATTTCCCCTTGTCAAAGGTCGTCTTCTTCGTGGTGCATTTTGTCTAGCacgatatttatgcaaaaagctacagaaacaagctcagttgcaaaaagtttaaacataaacctctTAATACCTCTTCAGAAATTTGCTCACACCAGTTTGACTTAGTTGCAATATCccagatattttgttttgaaaaagtcCAACATTTGCCAAAGATATTATAATTTCCTTCAGCTCAGTTGTCAGTTCGTTCTTTTTGGAAGACATTTTAGTCGCAGatttttgtttgcattgatTAGCATTTCCttctttaaaaaaggtttaataaaataattgatgccaaaaacaaatattagcaCAAAAGAAAATACCGAAAAGTAAGATAAATCACAAAATTGACCACCAAGGTCATTGCAAAGGATATTGCCAAGTACGGGGATATGTATGGTACTTGAATATACAGATCTTCATTCAATTAAAAGAAGCTGACCTTATGTAAAAGCTGAACACACAGGAGAAGGCGTTGGAACGGCGACATTTTTCGTCCACTTCGATTAGCTCGGTTTTGAAGTACCATATCTGCATTTGCCAACGCAGGTTTCAAGGGGATCGCAATAAGCAACACAAGTGGTCTCGGTAAAATATGATGTATTAAACcctttatttatgaaaaagtaAATGCATTTTCGTCTCAGAAGAgtataacataattaatatgaaGTTGCTTATCAATACAACAATGCTACACACAATCTGACAACCGGTACGTGCAAGATCGGTGAAACTATGGTATATTGGATATTTTCTAAAATCCGACTTAACACAAACTCCAACTCCTCTTTGTAAATACTGACAGATTCACCAATGTGTATGTTCTAAAGCTGTGTCACATGTAAATGGAAAGAATGTTCACTAAAACTCATGTTTGAATAACCGTTGTATCGATTATGGAGGTactcaattaattaaaaatgtgtcAATTGCACGTCAAAAATTTACGAGTATTTAATTACTTACACATGTCTCTTTTCATCGATTTGTTTGACATAACGGTGTAAAATTGGTGATCGAGAGAGTATTACACTGACGTCACAAGTTTGGATGGAACAATGTTGTATTTGGCACCTGTTTGACCAAAAACATAGATCTTCACTTTATATACGCACAAGagccttttattttatttatttacagagACCTAGAAATCACATATATATTATCGACAGTATCAAAGTTGCCTACTTATCAACGGGCCTAAGCGAAACATTATCAAGATCACGAGTTTAAGTTAGATATCAAGTGAGtgtcataaatatataaatcaatgaatcactattttttatttttccatagTTTACAGTTGAGTAAATAAAATCTTATCCTTTATACAGAAATGTTAATGTATTGTATGACTGAGCGATGATTTTCCATGATTTCCATATAAGTTATAAACTGTCCAAAAATCagtatttgaaaaacaaatattggaaGAAATTCACTCACAATTCTGACAAGCATGCCGGCCGACAATTTCTCTAAGCAAAGAAGTTCAcaaagtatatattattttgtaattttagaGACACCAAATAATGCAAAAacctgttgttatttttgtttttatagacTTTTTAATCTTTCGAATTCTACCAATTTTCGCGATTTTACATGAATGTTACAACTTTAAGGCATTTCAGACAAGCATCGGTAGTTTTGGCTAACAGACAGCAGGTTACTTTCCGTGAATCCTGATATAATTCGGTCGGGTTTTTGCTTAGTATTCATTCAATTACCTCAGCCCAATGGGTATGAAGTAGCTTACATCGCCTAGGTGATGTGCAATAAACCATTTATCCTTAAATTTCCAATTCATTCCAACCcgttatttatatgaaaaactacaggaacaagtcCTATATCTGAAATTACAAGCAATTGGATTTGTATGCGGCGATGCATTTTCAGGAAATTACTGTCTGCACCATTTGTAATCACAATGACCAAATTTCACTTTCTGATTTACCGTTAGATACATACGAATCGTTGCAACTGACTTCGAGACTTAGATGGGCACATTCgaaacatatcaaattaaaataatacaaaatacccACATTTACCATTCCatctacatttaaatatattcagtatttcagtatacaatttatttcataaaacagcGTGCAGTATTGTTCTATCAACAACATGAATATCTTAGTACTAAAAAAATGGAATCATTTCCAAGGACATTTGGCAAGGACAGCTCAACAGaattttcgacagaaaatctatTTACCTGTGTCTATTCAAAATTTTGCTTAACCTCACtagtgaaaaaacacacattcatAATGAGTCCGTAAGCACACCTAGTTTAACCTTTGTCAGCTATGTCTGTGTACGACTTGAACGTGTACGTGCCTTTGAAGAGTGGCGACGGGATTATTTGAGGACAATTGACGTCAATACCTCTTGTGTTACAGCTTTTTTGTAAAGCTTACAATGAATTTTAAAGCTGATCGACCATTCCtcctattgtttttttaacttttaaattatcATCGGTCATAAAGTACATTCCCCCAGTGTGTTAAACATGAAATTCAGCATTTGGCAAGTATGCACGTCCCTGTATTAACAGGAAAACATAGCAAACGTACggtattatttaaacttaaatgatTTGATAAGAATAATCCCTTTAAAAATCCCAAATCATCTACCTCTATTGTTCctacaactttttaattatttgttgtaATATGTTCTGTTTTCCTTTCTAAATGTAAAGCTACTTGTGCAacttgataaaaacatattgtgtttatattcttttatatgcactgtgtagttttgtgctgttgctCCGTGTTacttgtttgatttaaacatatttcattcaacttatacaaacaaactacacagaatatgcacacacacaagttgtctattatattgaaatggattggaacgaaagcatagcttatagaGTTTTTCTCCGTTGGTATTAAATTACTCATTTACCAGAAAAATGCGTCTGATTGACGATAAGACGATGTTATGTTTATGTGAGAAACAATGTAACTAATGCCAAAAAATAGAACTATGGATTTTGTGTTTAGATGAAggttcaatatttcaaacacgATGtataaaagatacaaaaaaGCACACGTTgtttgtataaaggatatataAACAAGGTGTGGAAAGATATTTAGGAAGAATAGTTGTTGGGTACATACCATATTGGGAAAACTTTGCCAGTCAGGTAATGATCAGAAACGTTTCGAGTCTTGTATGAATTTATGAGcagtatcaaatatttggaGTTGTTCTCATTGTTTAGGGTTGGATTGCCATAGGGAATGAAACCAATGTTAATATCTGTGATAATTGACATATCACGAAAGAAAGTTTGTCGAGAGTCGGTATATAAAGGACAATGCATAAAACAGTGAGTACTACTTTCAACTTCACCACACTCGCAAAGAGGAGATTTggtaatatttttacaataaaggtGATAGTTAAGACCACTGCAGCTAATGCGCGGTCGAGTGTGAAGTACTTGCAAACTGCGATTACCGTAAAAATAGTAACTGCGGGCAGACTGGCAATCGACTACGAAAGGCATACTTAAAGGATGCAATTGAACGGCAATCCTGAACATTTTGTGGAAGTTCATACCAGGCACGTATAGTTGAAGGTAAGAAAGAGGAAAAGTAAGAATCTGTGCGTGACATAGCCGTTCTTATGTTAGATGCATTCCGTGGTTGATACTTCTGTGAACTGACATTTAAAGGGATGACATATATTCTGGGGCAAGgccttttattcattttataaaagtgACATAATTTGTGATTAATGCGTCCTTCTGACAgaataggccaacatagctccgcATGGAGAACATCAGTCTAAATTAGCTTAGTAGCCCCCCAATCTATTCTACCGGCttcattttggattttttgcAGTTCGATTCTTTCGTAGTCCGAACAATTATCCCAGACAATATCAGCATATACTAGAATCGGACGGATGTACGAAAATAAATAGTTTCTTGACATTTTCTGTCCAGACGAAACTTGAGCTTTCGCATTATGCATATTCTCTTAAGGGCTTTACTTCTGATGTACTTAAAGTGTTTATGCCATGTATAGGCACTAAAAAGAACCAAACCAAGATGTTTTTGCGAATTGATTTCTAAGGTGTGTTGACCATACATAGACATATCTGGATATATACGCGGTAATCCTATCTGGAGAACCAAATTGACTTAGTTTTTGCAAGATTAAAGGTGACTAGCCATTTATCAGCCCATGTACTGATGCTATTAATGTCTCTCTGGATTATTTTATTGGCCCTTAAGGGCTCGTCAACAAGAATATAAAGACTAGTATCGTCTGCAAAAAGCCTAACATTACTTTCAATGGTAACAAcattcatttatgaatatcaaaaataaaagaaactaGAATAGAAACTTGGGGCACACCAGCCTCAAGAAAGACCCACACCAGACATGGAGCCAGGGAGAGTTACACGGTGCGTACGTTTGCTAAGATTTGCTCACTTAATCACAAAAGTAAGCTGCCAATGACACCAAATTCCTGTATCTTCACAATCAAGCCCTTGTGCATTACTTTATCAAATGTCTTACTGATATCAAAGAATACTGCTCTTACCTCAAGACCATCATATAATGccttacaaaatgttttgtaaaggTATGCAAGCTGATTAAGAGTAGAATCGCCTGACTAGAACGGGGTAAAAAAGTTTATGTCACGAAGGTACATCTCTTGTACAGATCTGGAACAATGGGTATAGAACATAAAATCTAATGAGAACAGAGAAAATGCGGTTAAGTTCAGTgatattgatatcaaaatatcgCCATTTGTAAATAAACGAGTAATCGCTTTTGTACgacaaatgaaaagaaataactCACTAGGGATTTTTACCAGTCTACAATATAATTCTTAGGGCCTTTCTGGTAGAAAAGGAATgttcattaataaaaatataatgattatgGTATGACAatcaagatacaagatacaagatacaagaatctttatttgaagtcgggtatgtgttaacaagaaacattagctcaatgagctattttacgacatgaataacaaatatacataacatataaaaaagcttgtgacctggaaattaaaacacatattggagcaactatttacaaaagccgttggttatcatacaaatataaataggAAAATTGGATTAgagtattgaaaacaatgataacatcaAAACGTTTTCCCGGTTGTATGGTCAGTCCACACGTTCACGGTTCCACTagttgatataccactgtaaagtggttagttgtttcaaaagtataacttaaagggtaatcatgtacattgaaaaagcaaaattgtaagtagcgAAATATACAAAGGATTAACAGCTTTGTACATGATCGTCGATG encodes the following:
- the LOC128228134 gene encoding guanylate-binding protein 1-like, translated to MQGIARFPKVIGAIGGTHINIASPNQHEEIYVNRKGKHCINVQVVFDGWYNIIDVVARWPGSVHYSRVLRESSLNNRFENGHMPHGFHLLGDSGYPAKRWLLTPFLAPQTQAEQAYNRSHKVTRALVERGIGQLKRRFGILHREIILQPVKVCSANAVNVKLEEKYNKNSLFKRPLPLIVKHDAGEGHALSYNHDTLAELEKIDESLCVIAVTGCLRTGKSYLLRRLVQKCGRESFTVGHSVNAQTQGIWIMCRPHPTQEGEVIVFLDTEGIDDPEKVEIQEDTWIFLIATLLCNVLVYNTKGVFDASHISKFRFLKVVQNNVTVAKGASGDDSFLDFFFPNFVLVLRDFGLDLDLSADELLEKRLVYETGKSDDVKNYNEPRRLIKRYFKNRKCIAIPIPCVNPEKLESMPDIEINPKFLQRVNDLHQYLCDCSPKKLKSGKPLNGRMLRTMIISYMNSVQEKTAPCLNDAMKMMAEEENQFAVLEASKCYKEEMKKRINKHMPNEKGLELYHNDCMEVAVNKLNELVVLDDGDIFHRRAAECFENHLQRFKSIIERDSLAKCKRSLDKLDMKIQRKIRENKYANSHGYNEYIEDINTLVDEFTKQERYLGSKTRAALQEYMDAKVGEEQLVYEMVKDKIDAEAERQLHRLSSGSVPNTKKFADVTKGEQPAEQKARESIKKVEIDGLMSIESQCRENLDLKLKEIEQAKAELTEDNTYYKQLVKEFDLWNRIYKQAHPRPNDVEKRPKRSSDEKEPRLKKKTSENPKCPIL